The Crocosphaera subtropica ATCC 51142 genome includes a window with the following:
- the pilM gene encoding type IV pilus assembly protein PilM has translation MLSRIQETIGGLFGGKSDGVGLEITPERLNLAKLTKHGQGYKIAKFCTAEVPEGIFEEGKIVDSPGLAELIQEFLTENKIKTKRIATAVPMREAIIRIIPVPAELDEAELRDMVLNHEAALYLPYPREEVDLDYQKLGFFEDEDGIEKVQVLLVATRREVTDSYMDTFGQAGLQIDVLEINSFSVIRTIREQLRQFGSREAAVLVDVEFDSTEIAIVVDGVPQFSRTVPIGTFQMQNALSRAMNLPPSRNPEILQGMTIPVTQFDSLTTQGTAVNPGMTALMRVLGELTDELRRSINFYLNQSEELEVVQLLLAGPGGGLVQLDEYFTHRLSLPTMQIDPIAALSLEIDKEIPAVQRPALGTVLGLGLREV, from the coding sequence ATGTTAAGCCGTATCCAAGAGACCATTGGGGGTTTATTTGGGGGAAAGTCTGATGGGGTAGGTTTAGAAATTACCCCTGAGAGATTGAACTTAGCTAAACTGACTAAACATGGTCAAGGCTATAAAATAGCCAAATTTTGTACCGCAGAAGTACCTGAAGGTATTTTTGAAGAAGGAAAAATTGTTGATTCTCCAGGGTTAGCTGAACTAATTCAGGAGTTCTTAACTGAAAACAAAATCAAGACCAAACGCATTGCCACAGCGGTTCCTATGCGAGAAGCCATTATTCGTATTATACCGGTTCCGGCTGAACTAGATGAAGCGGAATTGCGAGATATGGTTTTAAACCATGAGGCTGCCTTGTACTTACCCTATCCTAGAGAAGAAGTGGATCTAGACTATCAAAAACTAGGTTTCTTTGAAGACGAAGATGGTATTGAAAAAGTGCAAGTCTTACTGGTAGCAACCCGACGGGAAGTCACAGACTCCTATATGGATACCTTTGGTCAAGCAGGATTACAAATCGATGTCCTAGAAATCAATAGTTTTTCTGTAATTCGTACGATTCGCGAACAACTACGGCAATTTGGGTCTAGAGAAGCAGCTGTGTTAGTGGATGTGGAGTTTGATAGTACCGAAATTGCCATTGTCGTCGATGGGGTTCCCCAATTTTCTCGAACCGTTCCCATTGGAACCTTTCAGATGCAAAATGCCCTGTCACGGGCGATGAATTTACCCCCTTCTCGCAACCCGGAAATTCTGCAAGGAATGACCATTCCTGTTACCCAGTTCGATAGCTTAACCACCCAAGGAACAGCCGTTAATCCAGGAATGACCGCCTTGATGCGGGTATTAGGAGAATTAACCGACGAGTTACGTCGTTCCATTAACTTCTACTTAAACCAAAGTGAAGAATTGGAGGTAGTTCAACTCCTATTAGCTGGACCCGGAGGGGGTTTAGTGCAACTGGATGAATATTTTACCCATCGTCTCAGTTTGCCCACCATGCAAATCGATCCCATTGCTGCTTTATCCTTAGAAATAGATAAGGAAATCCCTGCTGTCCAACGGCCAGCTTTAGGTACAGTCTTAGGTTTAGGATTACGGGAGGTGTAG
- a CDS encoding PilN domain-containing protein, whose protein sequence is MYSLDINFLKDRHLDTTTKTTLITQARGPSLKEQLPLIIGGAVMVVLPAITASSLLVLNQLSSSTEQRIQQLDNQLGQLSSQNQSIEEINAKIEQNDQEIQSLVTVFNQIRPWSAILNELESKIPANVQVGSIAQSDTEVTLGGYAMSYDDLNDFVLTLQSSPLLNAEQTVITTASLEDFPIETNNAPENVEVEFPQGVKYTITTAISDRPSSELLQEFARSGAIGLVNRIRTLENKGVLKP, encoded by the coding sequence ATGTATAGTTTAGATATTAATTTTCTTAAAGATCGTCACCTTGACACCACGACAAAAACCACCTTGATCACCCAGGCTCGTGGACCATCGTTAAAAGAGCAATTGCCTTTGATTATCGGTGGAGCAGTGATGGTAGTCTTACCTGCGATCACCGCAAGTTCTCTATTGGTGTTGAATCAGTTATCTTCCTCAACCGAACAAAGAATCCAACAATTAGACAATCAACTAGGACAATTAAGCTCACAGAATCAAAGCATTGAAGAAATTAACGCTAAAATAGAGCAGAATGATCAAGAGATTCAATCCTTAGTCACTGTGTTTAATCAAATTCGTCCTTGGTCAGCCATTTTAAACGAACTTGAGTCCAAAATTCCTGCCAATGTTCAGGTGGGTTCCATTGCTCAGAGTGACACGGAAGTGACCCTTGGGGGTTATGCCATGAGTTACGATGATCTCAACGACTTTGTTTTAACTTTACAAAGTTCTCCCTTATTAAACGCAGAACAAACTGTGATTACCACAGCGAGTTTAGAAGACTTTCCCATAGAAACTAACAACGCCCCTGAGAATGTGGAAGTAGAATTTCCGCAAGGGGTTAAATATACCATTACCACCGCCATTAGCGATCGCCCCTCATCGGAGTTACTACAAGAATTTGCTCGAAGTGGTGCCATTGGTCTTGTCAACCGCATTAGAACCCTTGAAAATAAAGGAGTGCTTAAACCATGA